The Flavobacterium johnsoniae UW101 genomic interval CTCTGTACTGGCCAAGTTCATCATTGCCAATTAATTTATCAACTTCAGTACTGCTTCCGCCAGTAAATGAAATTAGGTTTTTACCATTGTAAGTAAGAGTTGATTTTGCAGTGTTTTGTACTGCTTTTGTACTGCTCATTTCCCAAGTATAACCATCATTTAGAGTTACTTTATAAGCAAGATCAGTTGGAACTTGTTTACCGTCAGCATATTTTGCTGTTAGTGTAAAAATAGCAGCTTGTGTATTATCGATAGTTAAAACTGCATCTCCAGATGTTGGTAAATAGAACCAGTCATTTAGATCTGGTTTAACTTGTGTATAGTTACCCGCAGCAGAATTCCATGCCCATTCTCCATAAGTATCGATAGTTAAATACTTAATATCAGAAGAAGTACTTTTTACAGTAAAAATTGCGTTGTTGGTAGTTTGTGCTTTTTTAGCAGGAAAAACAAATTTTAATTCAGTAGATGAAGCTGTTTTTACCCAGATTTTTTGAGTACTGTTCCAAGTGTATACACCATAAGCACCTGATACCGTTAAGGCTTCTTCGATACCATTGTTGCTTTTTCCATTAAAAATATCAACAGGGCTTTCGTTAAGCAGATTAGTTAGATTTTCAATAGTTTCAAGAGCACTTAATTTCTTTGTTTTGTCTAATTGAACAAGCATTTCATTTGCTTCTGCTTCTAATTTTGTTTTTTGCTGATCAGGAGTTAGTTCAGAATAAGGTTTTTTTAGAAGCTCAGCAATCTGCTCTTCTAAGGTTTTTTCTGGTTCTGGTTTTTCTGGAACAACTACTTCTGGTTCAGTTTCTGGTGTAGTTTCGTCACTAGAACATGAAACCATAAGCTGCGATAAAACTAATGATGCTAAAAGGAATTTTTTAATCATGATTTGTGTTTAATTAAATGAAATTATTGGCTTTGTTTTTTGGGGCGCAAGATAGCTTTTAAAATCTTCTAAACTTTACGGAAACACGTAAAAAAGTAAACTTTTTTCTGTTAATCTTTTTCATAAAAAATATTTTGAGAATATATTCTACAAGTGTTTAATAGATAAGTTTTTTACATTTGTAGAAGAATTTTAAAGACAAAATAAATGTTATACTCAAAAATAGAAGGCGAAGGAAAACCTTTTATCATCATGCACGGATTTCTCGGCATGTCTGATAACTGGAAAACTTTGGCAGGACAATATGTAGAAGCCGGATTTCAGGTTCATATTTTAGATTTAAGAAACCACGGACGCAGTTTTCATTCAGATGAATGGAGTTATGAAGCCATGGTTCAGGATGTTTTTGAGTATTGTCAGGCAAACCAATTAACCAGAATTGATATTCTGGGACATTCGATGGGCGGAAAAGTGGCTATGCTTTTTGCAGCGCTGCATCCTGAAATTGTAGACAAATTGATCGTGGCAGATATTGGTCCGAGATTCTATAAACAGCATCATCAGGATATTTTGGCAGGTTTAAATGCGGTCGATTTTTCGGTAAAACCTAGTAGAAATGATGTCGAAGAAATTGTATCTCAATAC includes:
- a CDS encoding alpha/beta fold hydrolase, whose amino-acid sequence is MLYSKIEGEGKPFIIMHGFLGMSDNWKTLAGQYVEAGFQVHILDLRNHGRSFHSDEWSYEAMVQDVFEYCQANQLTRIDILGHSMGGKVAMLFAALHPEIVDKLIVADIGPRFYKQHHQDILAGLNAVDFSVKPSRNDVEEIVSQYVSDFGTRQFLLKNLYWKEPGQLAFRFNLEAFNNNLDAIGKPLAENLKFDKSTLFIRGGNSGYIQDSDLDAIKTQFPNFKLETIPNAGHWLHAENPKMFFELTTAFLKE